A region of Toxorhynchites rutilus septentrionalis strain SRP chromosome 1, ASM2978413v1, whole genome shotgun sequence DNA encodes the following proteins:
- the LOC129776576 gene encoding RNA-binding protein NOB1 — translation MAKFAHLVVDTSAFIKNVQLQDFAECCYTVQGVVDEIKNDRQLKRLVVLPYSLIVKEPDADVLTKIVAVAKKTGDFASLSLVDLKVMALTYQLEKQHVGTEHLIDEPKIARTICSSGKPQELVGSTLIAGFYNGKQATVKKQLESEPCSGQQKELEDEVPDVDTAVNDNELEQNFAELSTVEVERFEALLQQNLEANKEESSEVENGREQQNLETDFEKPYEVEIHEEEYSENEDNQEDDSNDEDSNDDEGWITPSNIKEVKRDFGLNLLEDNPSPVACMTTDFAMQNVLKQIGLNIAALDGRVIKHARTYILRCYACFKTTPDSTKVFCPKCGNKTLKKVAVSLDENGQQMIHINSRRPLTARHKNRPVSKFDGGKHSTNPILFEDQPLPMQRISAKAKAKTNALGDDYTAGYSPFVMRDVDSRSAVLRGNSNLKQWMKNYDYDNYRRGYKK, via the exons ATGGCCAAATTTGCGCACCTGGTTGTGGATACCTCAGCGTTCATTAAGAACGTCCAATTGCAG GACTTCGCGGAATGCTGCTATACCGTCCAGGGTGTAGTCGATGAAATCAAGAATGATCGCCAGCTGAAGCGGTTGGTCGTGCTCCCGTACAGTTTAATCGTGAAGGAACCCGATGCGGATGTGCTGACAAAGATTGTGGCTGTAGCCAAGAAGACGGGTGATTTTGCGTCGCTTTCTTTGGTGGATTTGAAAGTTATGGCATTAACTTATCAGTTGGAGAAGCAACATGTCGGGACGGAGCATCTCATTGATGAGCCTAAAATTGCGCGGACCATATGTTCGAGTGGGAAGCCTCAGGAGTTGGTTGGTTCGACGCTGATTGCAGGATTTTACAACGGGAAGCAGGCGACTGTCAAGAAACAGCTGGAAAGTGAACCATGTTCGGGTCAACAGAAGGAATTAGAAGATGAGGTGCCGGATGTAGACACTGCCGTCAACGACAATGAATTAGAGCAGAATTTTGCAGAACTAAGTACTGTAGAGGTGGAAAGATTTGAAGCGCTTTTACAGCAGAATCTGGAAGCGAATAAAGAGGAATCTTCAGAGGTGGAAAACGGCCGGGAACAACAGAATCTGGAAACAGATTTTGAAAAACCTTATGAGGTAGAAATCCACGAGGAAGAGTATTCAGAAAATGAAGACAATCAAGAAGATGACTCCAACGATGAAGATTCTAATGATGATGAAGGTTGGATCACTCCCTCGAACATTAAAGAAGTTAAACGCGATTTTGGGTTGAATCTATTGGAGGACAACCCTTCTCCTGTCGCTTGTATGACAACAGATTTTGCTATGCAGAATGTTTTGAAGCAGATCGGACTAAACATTGCTGCCCTTGATGGGCGCGTAATCAAACATGCCCGAACATATATCTTAAGATGTTACGCTTGCTTCAAAACCACACCAGATTCAACTAAAGTGTTCTGCCCAAAGTGTGGCAATAAGACTCTTAAAAAGGTAGCCGTTAGCTTGGATGAGAATGGCCAGCAGATGATTCACATTAATTCCAGGCGACCATTGACTGCAAGACATAAAAATCGGCCGGTTTCCAAGTTTGATGGTGGTAAGCATTCAACAAATCCGATATTGTTCGAGGATCAACCGCTACCAATGCAAAGAATATCTGCCAAGGCAAAGGCTAAAACCAATGCTCTCGGGGACGATTATACTGCTGGATATTCGCCGTTCGTAATGAGAGATGTCGATTCGAGATCGGCCGTGCTCAGAGGTAACTCGAATTTGAAACAATGGATGAAGAACTATGATTACGACAACTATAGAAGAGGTTATAAAAAGTAA
- the LOC129761770 gene encoding 60S ribosomal protein L35 codes for MVKVKCSELRTKDKKELTKQLEELKTELLNLRVAKVTGGAPSKLSKIRVVRKAIARVYIVMNTKTKENLRKLYKGKKYVPLDLRPKKTRAMRKALSPGEAARLTLKEQRKRAKFPKRTYAVKA; via the exons atg GTTAAAGTCAAATGTTCGGAACTCAGAACGAAGGACAAGAAGGAGCTGACCAAGCAACTCGAGGAGCTCAAGACGGAGCTGCTCAACCTCCGTGTGGCTAAAGTCACCGGAGGAGCTCCTTCAAAGCTCTCCAAAAT ccGCGTTGTTCGCAAAGCCATCGCTCGAGTGTACATTGTGATGAACACAAAGACGAAGGAGAACTTACGCAAATTGTACAAAGGCAAGAAATACGTCCCACTGGATCTGCGCCCAAAGAAGACTCGCGCCATGCGTAAAGCTCTGTCTCCCGGTGAAGCCGCCCGGCTAACATTGAAGGAACAGCGGAAGCGCGCCAAGTTCCCCAAACGAACATATGCCGTGAAAGCCTAG